In Onthophagus taurus isolate NC chromosome 6, IU_Otau_3.0, whole genome shotgun sequence, a genomic segment contains:
- the LOC111417547 gene encoding protein spaetzle 5-like isoform X1: protein MNMNLFIFIIVILTIVNKCSSICTPVYGGEPCSFSPAPPGHVPNCARPGSTYCEHPSYYPGQVIQYLLEKWKFDHTTLLMDESKDDFNTYYVHSPQQDTKYSPNSVYGPPNAIQPDSYFPEPIHIPKPQYPTFYPTSGGPHHYLPHQQHQNLTGYHPFGGYPDRRKPFPPFFEPYQTNQLVSYKTKNPFLSQPPRMYKFFGQNQNFNPNNWWKRDTQEQFLQPQLRRRRSLLNLRKKLTDVEYSFINDTSSQLIRKKRQNALTGQQLCDTTSQYIMPRAALNNKGDWKYVVNMPELDNRYTQLVKSETCASQQCNGICSLPTGYTSRCEQKYVQKRLIALETAGNQLYNDVFWFPSCCQCTITQN from the exons ATgaatatgaatttatttattttc atAATTGTGATATTAACTATAGTCAACAAGTGTTCATCGATTTGTACTCCAGTTTATGGTGGAGAACCGTGTTCTTTTAGTCCTGCACCACCGGGACATGTACCAAATTGTGCAAGACCTGGGTCAACATACTGCGAACATCCGTCTTATTATCCTGG tcAAGTAATCCAATACCTTTtggaaaaatggaaatttgATCATACAACCCTTCTGATGGACGAATCTAAAGACGATTTCAACACATATTACGTCCATTCACCACAACAGGATACTAAGTACTCGCCGAATAGCGTTTACGGACCACCAAATGCAATCCAACCCGACAGTTATTTTCCAGAGCCAATTCACATACCGAAACCGCAATATCCAACGTTTTACCCCACATCAGGGGGGCCACATCATTATCTACCCCATCAACAACACCAAAACCTGACGGGTTATCATCCGTTCGGGGGTTACCCGGATCGGAGAAAACCATTTCCACCGTTTTTCGAACCATACCAAACCAACCAATTGGTCAGTTACAAAACGAAAAATCCATTCTTGAGCCAACCGCCGAGGATGTACAAGTTTTTCGGTCagaatcaaaatttcaatCCAAATAACTGGTGGAAAAG agATACTCAAGAACAATTTCTTCAGCCCCAATTAAGACGTCGACGATCGTTGTtaaatttaaggaaaaaattaacTGACGTAGaatatagttttattaacGATACTTCTTCACAATTAATTAGGAAAAAGAGACAAAACGCTTTAACCGGTCAACAGCTTTGTGACACTACATCGCAATATATAATGCCTAGGGCCGCTTTAAATAACAAAGGGGATTGGAAATATGTTGTTAATATGCCTGAATTAGACAACAGATATACGCAATTGGTGAAATCAGAAACATGCGC ctcACAACAATGTAACGGAATTTGTAGCCTTCCAACTGGTTATACATCAAGATGCGAacaaaaatatgttcaaaagaGGCTTATAGCGCTCGAAACAGCAGGAAATCAACTTTATAATGATGTTTTTTGGTTCCCCAGTTGCTGTCAATGcacaataacacaaaattag
- the LOC111417547 gene encoding protein spaetzle 5-like isoform X2, with the protein MNMNLFIFIIVILTIVNKCSSICTPVYGGEPCSFSPAPPGHVPNCARPGSTYCEHPSYYPGQVIQYLLEKWKFDHTTLLMDESKDDFNTYYVHSPQQDTNYFPEPIHIPKPQYPTFYPTSGGPHHYLPHQQHQNLTGYHPFGGYPDRRKPFPPFFEPYQTNQLVSYKTKNPFLSQPPRMYKFFGQNQNFNPNNWWKRDTQEQFLQPQLRRRRSLLNLRKKLTDVEYSFINDTSSQLIRKKRQNALTGQQLCDTTSQYIMPRAALNNKGDWKYVVNMPELDNRYTQLVKSETCASQQCNGICSLPTGYTSRCEQKYVQKRLIALETAGNQLYNDVFWFPSCCQCTITQN; encoded by the exons ATgaatatgaatttatttattttc atAATTGTGATATTAACTATAGTCAACAAGTGTTCATCGATTTGTACTCCAGTTTATGGTGGAGAACCGTGTTCTTTTAGTCCTGCACCACCGGGACATGTACCAAATTGTGCAAGACCTGGGTCAACATACTGCGAACATCCGTCTTATTATCCTGG tcAAGTAATCCAATACCTTTtggaaaaatggaaatttgATCATACAACCCTTCTGATGGACGAATCTAAAGACGATTTCAACACATATTACGTCCATTCACCACAACAGGATACTAA TTATTTTCCAGAGCCAATTCACATACCGAAACCGCAATATCCAACGTTTTACCCCACATCAGGGGGGCCACATCATTATCTACCCCATCAACAACACCAAAACCTGACGGGTTATCATCCGTTCGGGGGTTACCCGGATCGGAGAAAACCATTTCCACCGTTTTTCGAACCATACCAAACCAACCAATTGGTCAGTTACAAAACGAAAAATCCATTCTTGAGCCAACCGCCGAGGATGTACAAGTTTTTCGGTCagaatcaaaatttcaatCCAAATAACTGGTGGAAAAG agATACTCAAGAACAATTTCTTCAGCCCCAATTAAGACGTCGACGATCGTTGTtaaatttaaggaaaaaattaacTGACGTAGaatatagttttattaacGATACTTCTTCACAATTAATTAGGAAAAAGAGACAAAACGCTTTAACCGGTCAACAGCTTTGTGACACTACATCGCAATATATAATGCCTAGGGCCGCTTTAAATAACAAAGGGGATTGGAAATATGTTGTTAATATGCCTGAATTAGACAACAGATATACGCAATTGGTGAAATCAGAAACATGCGC ctcACAACAATGTAACGGAATTTGTAGCCTTCCAACTGGTTATACATCAAGATGCGAacaaaaatatgttcaaaagaGGCTTATAGCGCTCGAAACAGCAGGAAATCAACTTTATAATGATGTTTTTTGGTTCCCCAGTTGCTGTCAATGcacaataacacaaaattag